The Corynebacterium qintianiae genome has a window encoding:
- a CDS encoding M3 family metallopeptidase, with product MAPMNPLLEPSTLPYGLPDFAAIRLEHVEPAFEEAVSRHAREISEILMRKAPTWENTVEAFERSGEELDRVTAWFFNLQGTDSTEEFDAVADRIVPRLSAHMDSIYQNDQLFSRLQGVEVPDDEESRRLHDLLVRRFTRRGARLDAAGKTRLLEINQRLSQLAEEFGRNLLADTRALAVTFAEEDLAGLSAEQKESYLDGDVYTVPLELPTTQSLQAELASPAARRKLFDASRARGATSNAPLVTESAKLRLERAQLLGFDTHANYVISEETAGTAAAARQLIADLAPAAAANASAERKLAGELAGLDGGADLDGADWPFYQARRREEELSLNEAELRNYFPLQQVLVDGVFHAANLLYGITVTRRPDLRGYRDDVDVWEVTDTPERGGAGIGLLLTDYRARPSKRGGAWMSSFVDQAHLTGTKAVVVNVMSLSSQLLSIDEVTTVFHEFGHALHGLLSDVRYPSLSGTNVPRDWVEFPSQINENYAFAPEIVRNYARHVDTGEVIDERLLEAVRASRQFGQGFDTSEYLAAAAIDLAWHSLGSEDEIPADIAAFEAEVLTEYGLDVEGLEPRYRSTWFNHIFAGGYSAGYYSYLWAEALDADGYGLVEEEGINRATGDKFRENILGRGAARDYAEAYRAFRGRDKDTRPLLLRRGLEGTQH from the coding sequence ATGGCCCCTATGAATCCTTTGCTCGAACCCTCGACCCTGCCCTACGGCCTGCCCGATTTTGCGGCGATCCGCCTGGAGCACGTCGAGCCCGCCTTCGAGGAGGCCGTGAGCAGGCACGCCCGCGAGATCTCGGAGATCCTCATGCGTAAGGCGCCGACGTGGGAGAACACGGTCGAGGCGTTCGAGCGCTCGGGGGAGGAGCTCGACCGCGTCACCGCATGGTTTTTCAACCTGCAGGGCACCGATTCGACCGAGGAGTTTGACGCGGTGGCGGACCGCATCGTGCCCAGGTTGTCGGCGCACATGGACTCGATTTACCAGAACGACCAGCTCTTCTCGCGCCTGCAGGGGGTGGAAGTGCCCGACGATGAGGAATCGCGCCGCCTCCACGACCTGCTCGTGCGCCGCTTCACCCGCCGCGGTGCGCGCCTCGACGCCGCCGGCAAGACGCGCCTGCTGGAGATCAACCAGCGTCTCAGCCAGCTTGCCGAGGAGTTCGGCCGCAACCTGCTCGCCGATACTCGCGCGTTGGCCGTCACGTTCGCCGAGGAGGACCTGGCGGGCCTGAGCGCGGAGCAGAAGGAGTCCTACCTCGACGGTGACGTCTACACGGTGCCGTTGGAGCTTCCGACGACGCAGTCGCTGCAGGCCGAGCTCGCCTCGCCGGCCGCCCGCCGCAAGCTTTTCGACGCCTCCCGCGCCCGCGGTGCGACCTCCAACGCGCCGCTGGTGACGGAGTCGGCCAAGCTGCGCCTCGAGCGCGCCCAGCTGCTGGGCTTCGACACCCATGCTAACTACGTCATCTCCGAGGAGACGGCGGGCACGGCGGCTGCGGCGCGCCAGCTCATCGCGGACCTCGCGCCGGCGGCCGCCGCCAACGCGTCGGCCGAGCGCAAGCTGGCGGGTGAGCTCGCGGGGCTCGACGGCGGCGCGGATCTTGACGGCGCGGACTGGCCCTTCTACCAGGCCCGCCGGCGCGAGGAGGAGCTCTCCCTGAACGAGGCGGAGCTGCGCAACTACTTTCCGCTTCAGCAGGTGCTTGTCGACGGCGTCTTCCACGCCGCGAACCTCCTCTACGGCATCACCGTCACCAGACGCCCTGACCTGCGCGGCTACCGCGACGACGTCGACGTCTGGGAGGTCACCGACACCCCAGAGCGCGGCGGGGCGGGGATCGGCCTGCTGCTGACGGACTACCGGGCCAGGCCCTCGAAACGCGGCGGGGCATGGATGAGCTCGTTCGTCGACCAGGCGCACCTCACCGGTACGAAGGCGGTGGTGGTCAACGTGATGTCGCTCAGCTCGCAGTTGTTGAGCATCGACGAGGTCACCACCGTCTTCCACGAGTTCGGCCACGCGCTGCACGGCCTGCTGTCGGACGTGCGCTACCCATCGTTGTCCGGCACGAATGTGCCGCGGGATTGGGTGGAGTTCCCCTCGCAGATCAACGAGAACTACGCCTTTGCCCCGGAGATCGTGCGCAATTACGCCCGGCACGTAGACACCGGCGAAGTCATCGACGAACGCCTGCTCGAGGCGGTGCGCGCATCGAGGCAGTTCGGCCAGGGGTTCGACACCTCCGAATACCTCGCCGCCGCGGCGATCGATCTCGCCTGGCACTCGCTGGGCAGCGAGGACGAAATTCCCGCTGACATCGCCGCCTTTGAAGCCGAGGTTCTCACCGAGTACGGCCTGGATGTCGAGGGGCTCGAGCCGCGCTACCGCTCCACCTGGTTCAACCACATCTTCGCCGGCGGTTACTCGGCTGGCTACTACTCCTACCTGTGGGCCGAGGCGCTCGACGCCGACGGTTACGGCCTCGTGGAAGAGGAGGGCATCAACCGCGCCACAGGTGACAAGTTCCGCGAGAACATTCTCGGACGGGGCGCCGCGCGCGACTACGC